In Paenibacillus algicola, a genomic segment contains:
- a CDS encoding bile acid:sodium symporter family protein: MKQFGLAFAAWFEKYTFILIPGALVAGWFLSEQLSPYAYTIPYLFGYITLVMALGCGIGHLKAVMRQPFPIVLTLLLAHAAAPLVAYAIGASIFGSQSDYTTGLMLFSVIPLGISAVLWVGTSGGNVPFILSVVVLDTMLSPIVVPFLMELLAGSTGLQWDTGQLVTDLFRMVVLPTALGVLIYELSKGKAKAWSAPVAQPLSKLFFVCVVMINAAVIAPQAQSIRQDLLSVIPAVLLLIVLCYMLGYFGSYLAPGRTRELGISLTYASGMRNISLGMVLATAYFPPAVSVPVVLSILFQQPVATVVHAVIQRIKTSSVKEGNHETFS; the protein is encoded by the coding sequence GTGAAACAGTTTGGGTTAGCTTTTGCAGCATGGTTTGAGAAATATACATTTATATTGATTCCCGGGGCATTGGTGGCCGGCTGGTTCCTGAGTGAACAGCTGTCACCCTATGCGTATACTATACCGTATCTATTCGGGTATATCACGCTCGTCATGGCCCTTGGCTGCGGGATCGGGCATTTGAAGGCAGTAATGAGACAGCCATTTCCCATCGTATTGACATTGCTGCTGGCTCATGCTGCTGCACCCCTTGTGGCTTATGCAATAGGGGCTTCCATCTTCGGATCTCAGTCAGACTATACAACAGGACTGATGCTGTTCTCCGTGATTCCGCTTGGCATTTCAGCAGTGCTGTGGGTAGGAACCTCGGGAGGCAACGTACCGTTCATTCTGTCTGTTGTCGTGCTTGATACGATGCTCAGCCCGATTGTGGTTCCGTTTCTAATGGAATTGCTTGCCGGCTCTACCGGCCTGCAGTGGGATACGGGGCAGCTGGTGACGGATTTGTTCAGAATGGTCGTGCTGCCTACAGCGTTAGGCGTACTCATTTATGAGCTGTCCAAGGGCAAGGCGAAAGCATGGTCGGCCCCGGTGGCACAGCCGCTCTCCAAGCTGTTCTTCGTCTGTGTCGTCATGATTAACGCCGCAGTCATTGCGCCGCAGGCCCAAAGCATTCGGCAGGACCTGTTAAGCGTCATTCCAGCCGTATTGCTCTTGATTGTCCTGTGTTACATGCTGGGCTATTTCGGATCCTATCTTGCACCGGGCAGAACGAGAGAGCTCGGGATCTCGCTGACCTATGCTTCCGGTATGCGAAATATATCGCTTGGCATGGTGCTGGCTACCGCTTATTTTCCGCCGGCCGTGTCCGTGCCTGTTGTACTATCCATTCTATTTCAGCAGCCTGTAGCGACCGTAGTTCATGCGGTCATTCAAAGAATCAAGACTTCATCCGTAAAGGAAGGGAATCATGAAACCTTTTCGTAA
- the pstB gene encoding phosphate ABC transporter ATP-binding protein PstB, which translates to MSLAFGTEGLSVFYGSFQAVKEISLQFPEKSVTALIGPSGCGKSTFLRSLNRMNDAIAQARTTGHIWMNGSDLNHPDTDVIKLRQQIGMVWQKPNPFYKSVYNNIAFGPKYRGIRKKKQLDEIVEASLRKAALWDEVKDRLQESALSLSGGQQQRLCIARALSVQPQIVLLDEPASALDPVSTGKIEELIASLKQELRIVIVTHNMQQAARVSDYTAYFYLGKLIEQGKTDKIFTNPHHKLTQDYISGRFG; encoded by the coding sequence ATGTCACTAGCATTTGGAACCGAAGGCTTAAGTGTGTTCTATGGGTCGTTTCAAGCGGTGAAAGAAATCAGCCTGCAGTTTCCCGAGAAGAGCGTCACCGCACTGATTGGACCCTCCGGCTGTGGGAAATCGACCTTTCTGCGCTCCCTGAACCGGATGAACGATGCCATAGCCCAGGCACGGACAACGGGGCATATCTGGATGAATGGAAGTGACTTGAATCATCCGGACACAGATGTGATCAAGCTGCGGCAGCAGATCGGAATGGTGTGGCAGAAGCCGAATCCGTTCTATAAGTCGGTTTATAACAATATTGCCTTTGGTCCAAAGTACAGAGGCATCAGGAAAAAAAAGCAGCTGGATGAGATTGTTGAAGCCAGTCTGAGAAAGGCGGCGCTGTGGGACGAGGTAAAGGATCGGCTGCAGGAGTCCGCCCTGTCTCTCTCCGGAGGACAGCAGCAGCGTCTCTGCATTGCAAGAGCACTCTCCGTTCAGCCGCAAATTGTTCTTCTGGATGAGCCGGCCTCTGCGCTGGATCCGGTTTCTACCGGGAAGATTGAGGAGCTTATTGCTTCCCTCAAGCAAGAGCTCCGAATCGTAATTGTGACCCATAATATGCAGCAGGCGGCACGGGTGTCGGATTACACCGCTTATTTCTACCTGGGCAAGCTCATCGAGCAGGGCAAGACCGACAAGATTTTCACAAATCCGCATCACAAGCTGACGCAGGATTACATATCCGGACGCTTTGGGTAA
- the mdh gene encoding malate dehydrogenase, producing the protein MAMTRKKITVIGAGFTGATTALMLGQKELGDVVLLDIPQLENPTKGKALDILEASPVQGFDSRMTGTSSYEDAAGSDIVIITAGVARKPGMSRDDLVNINAGIVSAVCENVKQYAPDSTVIILSNPVDAMTYVAYNALGFPKNRVIGQSGVLDTARYCTFIAQELNVSVEDVRGFVLGGHGDDMVPLVRYSSVGGIPIDTLISPERIEAIVQRTRVGGGEIVNLLGNGSAYYAPAASLVQMAEAILKDKKRILPVIALLEGEYGYENLFMGVPVILGGNGIERIFELELTPEEKAALDQSADSVRSVTSILKPN; encoded by the coding sequence GTGGCAATGACGCGTAAGAAAATCACGGTGATTGGCGCCGGCTTTACCGGTGCTACAACAGCTTTAATGCTGGGACAAAAAGAACTTGGTGATGTTGTTCTGCTCGATATTCCACAATTGGAGAACCCTACTAAGGGCAAGGCTCTGGATATTCTGGAAGCCAGCCCTGTACAGGGCTTTGACAGCCGGATGACAGGGACTTCCAGCTATGAGGATGCTGCGGGCTCCGACATTGTCATCATTACAGCGGGCGTAGCCCGCAAGCCGGGGATGAGCCGGGACGATCTGGTGAACATCAATGCCGGCATTGTGAGCGCGGTGTGTGAGAATGTGAAGCAGTACGCTCCGGATTCTACGGTGATTATCCTGAGTAATCCCGTGGATGCCATGACCTATGTGGCTTATAACGCGCTCGGTTTTCCCAAGAATCGCGTCATTGGTCAGTCCGGTGTTCTGGATACAGCGCGTTACTGTACCTTTATTGCCCAGGAGCTAAACGTATCGGTAGAGGATGTGCGGGGCTTCGTGCTCGGCGGACACGGGGACGATATGGTGCCTCTGGTTCGTTACTCCAGCGTCGGCGGCATTCCGATTGATACGCTGATTTCTCCGGAGCGGATTGAAGCGATTGTTCAGCGCACCCGGGTGGGCGGCGGCGAGATCGTGAATCTGCTTGGAAACGGCAGTGCCTATTATGCGCCGGCCGCTTCACTGGTGCAGATGGCGGAAGCTATTCTTAAAGACAAGAAGCGGATTCTGCCGGTTATTGCGCTGCTGGAGGGAGAATACGGCTATGAGAATCTCTTTATGGGTGTTCCTGTCATTCTTGGCGGTAACGGCATTGAGCGGATTTTCGAGCTGGAGCTGACGCCGGAAGAGAAGGCGGCACTGGATCAGTCCGCGGACTCTGTCCGCAGTGTAACCTCGATTCTGAAGCCAAACTGA
- a CDS encoding fumarate hydratase, protein MKQFEESVYRLIVETSTNLPADVRRAVNRGRAAEDAATRAGLALSTIAQNIEMAEQEVSPICQDTGMPTFVVHTPVGANQIEMKKSIYQAVIRATRDGKLRPNSVDSLTGSNSGDNLGPGTPVIHFEQWEEDDIDLRLILKGGGCENKNIQYSLPAELEGLGKAGRDLDGIRKCILHAVYQAQGQGCSAGFIGVGIGGDRTTGYELAKQQLFRHAEDINPHPDLQKLEEYVMETANQLGIGTMGFGGEVTLLGCKIGAMNRLPASFFVSVAYNCWAFRRQGALIDPVTGDIRSWLYESGSHVAMNAETEAAPAAPAEAPEKGREVVLQTPISEEQVRSLRVGDVVIIRGEMHTGRDALHKHLMDHDAPLDLNGAVIYHCGPVMLKDDEGWHVKAAGPTTSSREEPYQGHILKKFGIRAVIGKGGMGANTLQALQEHGAVYLNAIGGAAQYYAECIQRVNGVDFMEFGIPEAMWHLQVDGFAAIVTMDSHGNSLHADVSRDSKAKLEMFKEPVFA, encoded by the coding sequence ATGAAGCAGTTTGAAGAAAGTGTTTACCGTTTAATCGTTGAAACCTCTACGAATTTACCGGCAGATGTGAGGCGGGCAGTTAACCGCGGCCGGGCTGCAGAGGATGCAGCGACGCGTGCAGGGCTGGCGCTGTCCACCATTGCACAGAATATCGAAATGGCGGAGCAGGAGGTATCGCCGATCTGCCAGGATACCGGCATGCCGACCTTCGTTGTACATACGCCAGTAGGCGCCAATCAGATTGAGATGAAGAAGAGCATCTATCAGGCCGTCATCCGCGCAACCCGGGATGGAAAGCTGCGTCCGAACTCTGTGGATTCGCTGACAGGCAGCAACAGCGGGGATAATCTGGGCCCGGGAACCCCGGTCATCCATTTTGAGCAATGGGAGGAGGACGATATTGACCTTCGCCTCATTCTGAAGGGCGGCGGCTGCGAGAACAAGAACATTCAGTACAGCCTGCCCGCAGAGCTGGAGGGACTTGGCAAAGCAGGACGGGATCTGGACGGAATCCGTAAATGCATACTGCATGCGGTATATCAGGCACAGGGACAAGGCTGCAGCGCTGGGTTTATCGGCGTTGGCATCGGCGGCGACCGCACGACGGGCTACGAGCTGGCGAAGCAGCAGCTGTTCCGTCATGCAGAGGATATCAATCCTCATCCGGACCTGCAGAAGCTGGAGGAGTATGTGATGGAAACGGCGAATCAGCTAGGCATCGGCACGATGGGCTTCGGCGGTGAGGTAACACTTCTCGGCTGCAAGATCGGGGCGATGAACCGTTTGCCGGCGAGCTTTTTCGTTTCGGTTGCTTACAACTGCTGGGCGTTCCGCCGGCAGGGCGCGCTGATTGATCCGGTCACCGGTGACATTCGCAGCTGGCTGTATGAGTCCGGCAGCCATGTGGCGATGAACGCAGAGACTGAGGCAGCTCCTGCAGCGCCGGCGGAAGCGCCGGAAAAAGGCCGGGAGGTTGTGCTCCAGACGCCGATCAGCGAGGAGCAGGTTCGCAGCCTGCGTGTGGGTGATGTCGTCATCATCCGCGGTGAAATGCACACCGGACGAGACGCGCTTCATAAGCACTTGATGGATCATGATGCGCCGCTTGACCTGAACGGAGCGGTTATTTATCACTGTGGTCCCGTTATGCTGAAGGACGATGAGGGCTGGCATGTCAAGGCGGCAGGACCGACAACCAGCAGCCGGGAAGAGCCGTACCAGGGGCATATTCTAAAAAAATTCGGCATTCGCGCTGTGATCGGCAAGGGCGGAATGGGCGCGAACACCTTGCAGGCGCTTCAGGAGCATGGCGCGGTCTATCTGAACGCCATCGGCGGTGCAGCGCAGTATTATGCGGAATGCATCCAGCGGGTGAATGGTGTTGATTTCATGGAATTCGGTATTCCGGAGGCTATGTGGCATTTGCAGGTTGACGGCTTTGCGGCAATTGTTACGATGGATTCTCACGGAAACAGTCTGCATGCGGATGTCAGCAGAGACTCTAAAGCCAAGCTGGAAATGTTCAAGGAGCCTGTATTTGCTTAA
- the icd gene encoding NADP-dependent isocitrate dehydrogenase: MKLEKFAMPTEGEKITIDNGKLQVPNQPVIPFIEGDGTGRDIWKASKRVLDAAVEKAYNGSKSIAWYEVFAGEKAFNTYGEWLPNDTLEAIREYIVAIKGPLTTPIGGGIRSLNVALRQELDLYTCLRPVRYFDGVPSPVKRPELVDMVIFRENTEDIYAGIEYKEGSEEVKKVIKFFQEEMGVNKIRFPETSGIGIKPVSSEGSKRLVRAAVEYAIQHGRKSVTLVHKGNIMKFTEGAFKNWGYEVAEAEFGDKVFTWAQYDVIKEKDGTDAANAAQKAAEEAGKIIVKDAIADIALQQVLTRPTDFDVIATLNLNGDYLSDALAAQVGGIGIAPGANINYVTGHAIFEATHGTAPKYADKDVVNPGSVILSGVMLLEHLGWNEAADLIYKGMESAINNKTVTYDFARLMDGATEVKCSQFADEIINHM, from the coding sequence ATGAAACTCGAGAAATTTGCAATGCCAACAGAAGGCGAAAAAATCACGATTGATAACGGCAAGCTTCAGGTGCCAAATCAGCCTGTTATTCCTTTCATCGAAGGCGACGGCACGGGCCGTGACATCTGGAAAGCTTCCAAGCGCGTTCTGGATGCAGCTGTAGAGAAAGCCTATAACGGCTCCAAAAGCATTGCGTGGTATGAAGTATTCGCCGGTGAGAAAGCATTCAATACATACGGCGAATGGCTTCCGAACGATACGCTCGAAGCAATCCGCGAATATATCGTAGCGATCAAGGGACCTTTGACGACGCCAATCGGCGGCGGCATTCGTTCCCTGAACGTTGCACTGCGCCAAGAGCTTGACCTGTACACTTGCCTGCGTCCTGTTCGTTACTTCGATGGCGTGCCTTCTCCGGTCAAGCGTCCTGAACTGGTAGACATGGTAATCTTCCGCGAGAACACGGAAGATATTTATGCAGGGATCGAGTACAAGGAAGGCTCCGAGGAAGTGAAGAAGGTCATTAAATTCTTCCAGGAAGAAATGGGTGTTAACAAGATCCGTTTCCCTGAAACGTCCGGAATCGGAATCAAGCCGGTATCCTCCGAGGGCTCCAAGCGTCTCGTTCGTGCAGCGGTTGAATATGCGATCCAGCATGGCCGTAAGAGCGTAACTCTGGTTCACAAGGGCAACATCATGAAGTTCACCGAAGGCGCGTTCAAGAACTGGGGCTACGAGGTCGCTGAGGCGGAGTTTGGCGACAAGGTGTTCACTTGGGCTCAATACGACGTCATCAAGGAGAAGGACGGCACTGACGCAGCGAACGCTGCCCAGAAAGCGGCTGAAGAAGCTGGCAAGATCATCGTGAAGGATGCCATCGCTGACATCGCGCTGCAGCAGGTTCTGACTCGTCCGACCGACTTTGACGTCATTGCAACCCTGAACCTGAACGGTGACTATCTGTCTGATGCTCTTGCAGCTCAGGTAGGTGGTATTGGTATTGCTCCGGGTGCGAACATTAACTATGTAACAGGACATGCTATTTTCGAAGCAACACACGGTACTGCACCTAAATATGCTGACAAAGACGTTGTAAATCCGGGTTCTGTCATCCTGTCCGGCGTAATGCTTCTGGAGCACCTGGGCTGGAATGAAGCAGCAGACCTGATCTACAAAGGCATGGAAAGTGCCATCAACAATAAAACTGTAACCTATGACTTCGCTCGCCTGATGGATGGCGCTACCGAAGTGAAATGCTCCCAGTTTGCGGACGAAATCATCAATCACATGTAA
- the pnpS gene encoding two-component system histidine kinase PnpS has product MKPFRNRLTLIIMTLIGISMLGAGFAVASVFKQYHINLLEDNMIREINLIQGTLNFPDDSSGKEAEYYTAKSMQLQQLADARVTFIARNGSVIGDSEKSPELMDNHGEREEIRQAEQRGTGRSIRYSSTLGQDMIYVARPVTQGGFDGYIRLSMSLETVDEGVRKGWMVMGAGLLILFVVAALVSYRIAAGLTSPLEKITSVARNISRLDYDARVHLERKDEIGQLASAINGMADSLQTQLQTIRDNEGLLRSVLSNMTGGILMLSGDGTVVLINPAAEGMLGIKAGQIRGRSYTDLRQHYELNKVIEEGLERRERFQEERSLYFPIESVIRFDGVVMTHEDGTYRGMLFHLQDVTEIRRLERMRSEFVANVSHELKTPLAAVKGFAETLLGGVEDEKTSRSFIRIIYDESERLNRLIRDILELSKIESKRSVMEYSPIHLSTFFESLFEFMLPHAREKQIQMKMDVPDELFIEGDEDKLRQIFTNLLSNAVNYTQEGGRVQLSVDEVLSEEHGERVILTVKDSGIGIPKKDLPRIFERFYRVDKARSRGSGGTGLGLSIVKHLVELHSGTIKVDSEPGLGSSFVIELPMLQEG; this is encoded by the coding sequence ATGAAACCTTTTCGTAACCGATTGACATTGATTATTATGACGCTGATTGGCATTTCCATGCTGGGTGCCGGCTTTGCTGTGGCATCGGTATTCAAGCAATATCATATTAATTTGCTGGAGGACAATATGATCCGGGAAATTAACCTGATTCAGGGAACCTTGAATTTTCCGGACGATTCTTCAGGTAAAGAAGCCGAATATTATACAGCGAAGTCTATGCAGCTGCAGCAGCTGGCGGATGCGCGGGTAACGTTCATAGCCAGGAATGGCAGTGTCATTGGTGATTCCGAGAAGAGTCCGGAGCTGATGGATAATCATGGGGAACGTGAAGAGATTCGCCAGGCAGAGCAGCGAGGCACCGGTCGCTCCATCCGGTATAGCTCGACACTGGGGCAGGATATGATTTATGTCGCGCGTCCGGTTACGCAGGGCGGCTTTGACGGCTATATTCGACTATCAATGAGTCTGGAGACGGTGGATGAAGGTGTGCGTAAGGGCTGGATGGTGATGGGAGCGGGGCTGCTCATTCTGTTCGTAGTGGCGGCCCTTGTCAGCTACCGGATTGCCGCCGGGCTGACCTCTCCACTGGAGAAGATCACCTCCGTCGCACGCAACATATCCCGGCTGGATTACGATGCACGGGTGCATCTGGAGCGTAAGGACGAGATTGGCCAGCTGGCATCCGCCATTAATGGAATGGCAGACAGCCTGCAGACACAGCTGCAGACTATCCGTGACAATGAAGGGCTGCTGCGAAGCGTCTTGAGCAATATGACCGGCGGTATTCTGATGCTGAGCGGGGACGGAACGGTGGTGCTTATTAATCCTGCGGCAGAGGGGATGCTCGGCATCAAGGCCGGCCAGATTCGCGGCCGAAGCTATACCGACCTGAGGCAGCACTATGAGCTGAACAAGGTGATTGAAGAAGGCCTGGAGCGGCGGGAGCGGTTCCAGGAAGAGCGCAGCCTGTATTTTCCCATCGAATCGGTCATTCGCTTTGACGGCGTTGTCATGACGCATGAGGACGGCACCTATCGCGGCATGCTGTTTCATTTGCAGGATGTGACTGAAATACGGAGGCTGGAGCGGATGCGGAGTGAATTTGTTGCGAATGTATCCCATGAGCTCAAAACCCCGCTTGCCGCCGTAAAGGGCTTTGCTGAAACACTCCTCGGCGGGGTGGAGGACGAGAAAACCTCCCGTTCCTTCATTCGCATTATTTACGACGAATCCGAGCGGTTAAACCGGCTGATCCGGGACATTCTGGAGCTGTCCAAGATTGAATCCAAGCGAAGCGTGATGGAATATTCGCCGATTCATCTATCTACCTTTTTCGAATCACTGTTTGAATTTATGCTGCCGCATGCCCGTGAGAAACAGATTCAGATGAAAATGGATGTGCCGGACGAGCTGTTCATCGAAGGGGATGAGGACAAGCTGCGCCAGATTTTTACGAATCTGCTCTCCAACGCGGTGAACTATACACAGGAAGGCGGCAGGGTCCAGCTTTCGGTGGATGAAGTTCTTTCAGAGGAGCATGGGGAAAGGGTCATTCTGACGGTCAAGGATTCAGGCATCGGCATTCCGAAGAAGGATCTGCCGCGCATTTTCGAACGCTTTTACCGTGTGGATAAAGCCCGCTCCCGGGGGTCAGGCGGTACAGGGCTTGGCCTGTCGATTGTGAAGCATCTGGTCGAGCTGCATTCCGGCACGATTAAAGTCGACAGTGAGCCGGGGCTGGGAAGCTCTTTTGTTATCGAGCTGCCGATGCTTCAGGAAGGATAG
- a CDS encoding response regulator transcription factor, protein MAQRLLVIEDEPTLSRLLSYNLTQEGFLVTVEEHGTEGYERASRETFDLILLDVMLPGMNGFSILEKLRQQGITTPIIILTAKNAEEEVVQGLKMGADDYITKPFGVSELLARVSAVLRRVSGQPAEEAGDTDEDGNVIKLGQLEIYPEKYEVRLGGHQINLRPKEFEVLLYLARKPGVVLTRDDLMNVVWGFDYIGGQRTVDVHVSSLRKKLELDPDSVFIDSIRGVGYKLVVRPK, encoded by the coding sequence ATGGCTCAAAGACTGCTTGTCATCGAGGATGAACCGACACTGTCACGATTATTATCGTACAACTTGACCCAGGAAGGCTTCCTGGTCACGGTAGAGGAGCATGGGACGGAAGGGTATGAGCGTGCCAGCCGTGAAACCTTCGATCTGATTCTGCTGGACGTGATGCTGCCGGGTATGAATGGCTTCTCGATTCTGGAGAAGCTGAGACAGCAGGGAATCACGACTCCGATCATTATACTTACTGCGAAGAATGCGGAAGAAGAAGTCGTCCAGGGCTTGAAAATGGGGGCCGATGATTATATCACGAAGCCCTTCGGTGTTTCGGAGCTGCTCGCAAGAGTGTCGGCCGTGCTTCGCCGGGTGTCGGGACAGCCGGCAGAAGAGGCGGGAGACACGGACGAGGACGGAAACGTCATCAAGCTGGGGCAGCTGGAAATTTATCCGGAGAAATACGAAGTCCGGCTGGGAGGCCACCAGATTAATCTGCGCCCCAAGGAATTTGAGGTGCTGCTGTATCTGGCCCGCAAGCCCGGAGTCGTATTAACACGGGATGATCTGATGAATGTCGTATGGGGCTTTGATTATATCGGAGGTCAGCGCACGGTTGATGTGCATGTCAGCTCTCTTCGCAAAAAACTGGAGCTGGACCCGGATTCGGTATTTATCGACTCTATTCGAGGCGTTGGATATAAGCTGGTGGTCAGGCCAAAGTAG
- the citZ gene encoding citrate synthase: MTATKGLEGIVATTSSISSIVDGVLTYRGYNIDDLAEHASFEEVAYLLWFGKLPNEQELQKLQKDLSDYAAIPDALIEQIKLYPKDTNTMAALRSAVSSLALYDADAEDMSQEANEKKAVKLQAQLPTIVAAIARIRQGKEPVAPKAGVSVAENFLYMLRGEQPEETSIKALDQALVLHADHELNASTFASRVTVATLSDIYSGVTSAIGALKGPLHGGANEAVMKMLNEIGTIDQAEGYIQQKLQNKDKIMGFGHRVYKNGDPRAKHLQKMSKELGDMKGDTSLYDISVLVEDTVTGQKGLKPNVDFYSASVYTQLGIEHELFTPIFAISRVSGWTAHILEQYDGNRIIRPRAEYTGLTDQKYVPLSLR, from the coding sequence ATGACAGCTACCAAAGGATTGGAAGGCATTGTAGCTACAACTTCTTCGATCAGCTCCATTGTCGACGGTGTATTAACGTACCGTGGATACAATATTGATGATCTTGCAGAGCATGCGAGTTTTGAGGAAGTAGCTTATTTACTCTGGTTTGGGAAGCTTCCTAACGAGCAGGAGCTGCAGAAGCTGCAGAAGGATCTCAGCGATTATGCGGCGATTCCGGATGCCCTGATTGAGCAGATCAAGCTTTATCCCAAAGATACGAATACGATGGCAGCTCTTCGCTCCGCAGTATCCTCGCTGGCATTATATGATGCAGATGCAGAGGACATGAGCCAGGAAGCGAACGAGAAGAAAGCGGTTAAGCTGCAGGCGCAGCTGCCGACGATTGTCGCAGCGATTGCTAGAATCCGCCAGGGCAAGGAGCCGGTTGCTCCGAAAGCTGGAGTTTCTGTTGCGGAGAATTTCCTGTATATGCTCAGAGGAGAGCAGCCGGAGGAAACCTCCATCAAGGCGCTTGACCAAGCGCTCGTGCTGCACGCAGACCATGAGCTTAACGCTTCGACCTTCGCTTCCCGCGTCACCGTAGCGACGCTTTCGGACATTTATTCCGGCGTAACTTCGGCGATTGGTGCCCTGAAGGGACCATTGCACGGCGGAGCTAATGAAGCTGTAATGAAGATGCTCAATGAGATCGGTACGATCGATCAGGCTGAGGGTTACATTCAGCAGAAGCTTCAGAATAAAGATAAGATTATGGGCTTTGGCCACCGTGTATACAAGAATGGCGATCCGCGCGCGAAGCATCTTCAGAAGATGTCCAAGGAGCTTGGCGATATGAAGGGCGATACATCCTTGTATGATATTTCGGTATTGGTGGAAGACACTGTTACTGGACAAAAGGGCTTGAAGCCAAACGTTGATTTCTACTCGGCATCGGTATACACCCAGCTGGGCATTGAGCATGAGCTGTTTACACCGATCTTCGCCATCAGCCGCGTATCCGGCTGGACAGCACATATTCTGGAGCAGTATGACGGCAACCGGATCATTCGTCCGCGGGCAGAATACACCGGCCTGACGGATCAGAAGTATGTTCCGCTCTCTCTTCGCTAA
- a CDS encoding SDR family oxidoreductase, whose amino-acid sequence MSQDQQQKQTLPPQHQDHRPGKESEMNPLPEYEASDYKAADKLKGKVALITGGDSGIGRAVAVAYAKEGADVAIVYLSEHSDAEETKRQVEQEGRKCLLIAGDVGDDAFCRDAVGQTVSELGGLDVLVNNAAEQHPQKKIEDISREQLEKTFRTNIFGMFYMTQAAMPHLGKGSAIINTASITAYRGSPQLLDYSSTKGAIVAFTRSLSMNLAEQGIRVNGVAPGPIWTPLIPSTFPEDQVAQFGATQPMKRPGQPEELAPAYVYLACSDSSYVSGQMIHINGGEVING is encoded by the coding sequence ATGTCACAGGATCAGCAGCAAAAACAAACTTTACCCCCGCAGCATCAGGATCATCGCCCGGGTAAAGAATCCGAAATGAACCCTCTTCCGGAATATGAAGCAAGTGATTATAAAGCCGCGGACAAGCTGAAGGGCAAGGTCGCTTTGATTACGGGCGGTGACAGCGGGATTGGCCGTGCGGTGGCCGTAGCTTATGCCAAAGAAGGCGCAGATGTGGCCATCGTCTATTTGAGTGAGCACAGTGACGCGGAAGAAACAAAGCGTCAGGTTGAGCAGGAAGGCCGCAAATGTCTGCTGATCGCCGGAGATGTAGGCGATGATGCATTTTGCCGTGATGCTGTGGGGCAGACGGTAAGTGAGCTGGGCGGGCTGGATGTTCTGGTCAACAATGCTGCCGAGCAGCACCCGCAGAAGAAGATCGAGGACATTTCCAGAGAGCAGCTGGAAAAAACGTTCCGTACGAACATATTCGGTATGTTCTACATGACTCAGGCGGCGATGCCGCATTTGGGCAAGGGCAGTGCGATTATTAATACCGCATCCATTACGGCTTACCGGGGCAGCCCGCAGCTATTGGATTATTCCTCCACCAAGGGGGCGATCGTAGCCTTTACCCGCTCACTTTCGATGAACCTGGCAGAGCAAGGCATCCGGGTCAACGGGGTAGCGCCGGGTCCGATCTGGACACCGCTCATTCCATCGACCTTCCCGGAGGATCAGGTGGCACAGTTTGGAGCAACTCAGCCGATGAAGCGTCCTGGTCAGCCGGAAGAGCTGGCACCGGCGTATGTATATCTGGCCTGCTCGGACTCTTCTTATGTCAGCGGTCAAATGATCCATATCAACGGCGGCGAAGTCATCAACGGGTAA